Proteins co-encoded in one Labilithrix sp. genomic window:
- a CDS encoding Isoquinoline 1-oxidoreductase subunit yields MLRRSSLVAGTCIALVAGCRETRTAPPPRPPVAASDLRAPGDFSSIADRDDRARAMFVEASKVFLHPRCSNCHPAGDMPLQGDDGRVHDPPVVRGPSDEGVPALGCTSCHQDRNLELSRVPGAPKWQVAPRSMAWVGKTPGAICEQLKDRALNGGRDLNGIVEHVAHDELVRWGWSPGHGRTAAPGTQARFAALVAAWADAGAACPRGEKQGEKREEKR; encoded by the coding sequence GTGCTCAGGCGTAGCTCCCTCGTCGCGGGGACCTGCATCGCGCTCGTGGCGGGGTGCCGCGAGACGCGGACGGCGCCGCCGCCGCGCCCGCCCGTCGCCGCGAGCGACCTTCGCGCTCCGGGCGACTTCTCGTCGATCGCCGATCGCGACGATCGCGCGCGCGCGATGTTCGTCGAGGCGTCGAAGGTCTTTTTGCATCCTCGCTGCAGCAACTGCCATCCCGCCGGCGACATGCCGCTCCAGGGCGACGACGGCCGCGTGCACGATCCGCCCGTCGTGCGCGGACCGAGCGACGAGGGCGTGCCGGCGCTCGGCTGCACGTCCTGCCATCAAGACCGGAACCTCGAGCTGTCGCGTGTCCCCGGCGCGCCGAAGTGGCAGGTCGCTCCGAGGTCGATGGCGTGGGTCGGCAAGACGCCGGGAGCGATCTGCGAGCAGCTGAAGGATCGCGCCCTCAACGGCGGGCGCGACCTCAACGGGATCGTCGAGCACGTCGCGCACGACGAGCTCGTCCGGTGGGGCTGGTCGCCGGGACACGGACGGACCGCCGCGCCGGGGACGCAGGCGCGCTTCGCCGCGCTCGTCGCCGCGTGGGCCGACGCGGGCGCCGCCTGCCCGCGCGGCGAGAAGCAAGGAGAGAAGCGAGAGGAGAAGCGATGA
- a CDS encoding (2Fe-2S)-binding protein yields the protein MLKLRVNGRDHDVDVDPEMPLLWVVRDVLGLTGTKFGCGEALCGACVVHLDGEAMRSCVMPARRAVGHEVTTIEGLSADGSHPLQKAWVELGVPQCGYCQSGQIMSAAALLRKKPAPSDAEIDQSLAGNLCRCGTYLRIRAAVKKAAGVP from the coding sequence ATGCTCAAGCTGCGCGTCAACGGCCGGGACCACGACGTCGACGTGGATCCCGAGATGCCGCTCCTCTGGGTCGTGCGCGACGTCCTCGGGCTCACGGGCACGAAGTTCGGGTGCGGGGAGGCGCTCTGCGGGGCGTGTGTCGTCCATCTCGACGGAGAGGCGATGCGCTCCTGCGTGATGCCGGCGCGCCGCGCAGTCGGTCACGAGGTGACGACGATCGAGGGCCTCTCCGCGGACGGCTCGCACCCGCTGCAGAAGGCGTGGGTGGAGCTCGGCGTGCCTCAATGCGGCTACTGCCAGTCGGGGCAGATCATGAGCGCGGCGGCGTTGCTCCGGAAGAAGCCGGCCCCCTCCGACGCGGAGATCGACCAGTCGCTCGCCGGGAACCTCTGCCGGTGCGGCACGTACCTGCGGATTCGCGCGGCGGTGAAGAAGGCGGCAGGTGTTCCGTGA
- a CDS encoding xanthine dehydrogenase family protein molybdopterin-binding subunit, producing the protein MRVPRRSFLTSLGLGLSGLAVGGFPASARAQPVPAPPSGTGLRPNVFVHVATDGLVTIACARSEMGQGVRSTLPALIADELGADFARVKIVQADGDKAYGDQNTDGSTSVRKAFDDLRRTGAAARMMLAAAAAARWKVPASELDVRDHVVTHRKSKRTAGFGELASDAAKGPIPKRDEIVLRKRSELRALGKDLPFVDAPDIVTGRAIYGADVRLPGMLTAVVARPPVAGGKALRHDASRALAVPGVRHVVALPAPKLPFGFQPLGGVAVVADHTWAAMRGRALLDVTWDHGANAAHDSTAYRRTLEASVSAPGRTARNLGDVDRALASAARRHHAIYYAPYLPHATMEPPVAVAKVDGERCEVWASTQNPQAARKEIAKALGVDESKVTVHVTLLGGGFGRKSKPDFAVEAALVAKQTGAPVRVQWTREDDIRHDYYHSVSAQRLEAGLDESGKLVAWHHRTAFPPIASLFTGTATPDAGPLGLGFLDVPLQVPNLRGEACDAKAYTRIGWLRSVANIYHAFAVHGFLDELAHLRGMDPLAHQLELFGPPKVWTLADLGVTEYSNYGQSRDDHPIDTARHRHVLERATRLASWADRAKTGRALGLAVHRSFLTYVAVVVSVVKTPAGRIAVDEAWIVADAGTIVNRERVRSQLEGAVVFGLSQALYGEITMKGGATEQGNFRDHRLLRLPEAPRAIHVEVVESDAPPGGVGEPGVPPVAPALANALFALTGTRVRELPIVRTLPV; encoded by the coding sequence GTGCGCGTTCCTCGTCGCTCGTTCCTGACGAGCCTCGGCCTCGGCTTGAGCGGCCTCGCCGTCGGCGGCTTCCCCGCGTCGGCGAGGGCGCAGCCGGTCCCCGCTCCGCCGAGCGGCACGGGGCTCCGGCCCAACGTCTTCGTTCACGTCGCGACGGACGGGCTCGTCACGATCGCGTGCGCGCGCTCGGAGATGGGGCAGGGCGTGCGCAGCACCCTCCCCGCGCTCATCGCCGACGAGCTCGGCGCGGACTTCGCGCGCGTGAAGATCGTGCAGGCCGACGGCGACAAGGCCTACGGCGATCAGAACACCGACGGATCGACGAGCGTTCGCAAGGCCTTCGACGATCTCCGGCGCACCGGCGCGGCCGCGCGCATGATGCTGGCGGCGGCCGCGGCGGCGCGTTGGAAGGTGCCGGCCTCGGAGCTCGACGTGCGCGACCACGTCGTGACGCACCGGAAGAGCAAGCGCACGGCCGGCTTCGGCGAGCTCGCGAGCGACGCGGCGAAGGGGCCGATCCCCAAGCGCGACGAGATCGTGCTGCGGAAGCGCTCCGAGCTACGCGCGCTCGGCAAGGACCTGCCCTTCGTCGACGCGCCCGACATCGTCACGGGTCGCGCGATCTACGGCGCCGACGTGAGGCTGCCCGGCATGCTCACCGCCGTCGTCGCGCGACCTCCCGTCGCCGGCGGCAAGGCGCTCCGGCACGACGCGTCGCGGGCGCTCGCCGTCCCGGGCGTTCGCCACGTCGTCGCGCTGCCGGCGCCGAAGCTGCCGTTCGGGTTCCAGCCGCTCGGCGGCGTCGCCGTCGTCGCCGACCACACGTGGGCGGCGATGCGCGGGCGCGCGCTCCTCGACGTCACGTGGGACCACGGTGCGAACGCGGCGCACGACTCGACCGCGTACCGAAGGACGCTCGAAGCCAGCGTGAGCGCGCCGGGCCGCACCGCGCGGAATCTGGGCGACGTCGATCGCGCGCTCGCGAGCGCCGCGCGGCGTCACCACGCGATCTACTACGCGCCGTACCTCCCGCACGCGACGATGGAGCCTCCCGTCGCGGTGGCGAAGGTGGACGGCGAGCGCTGCGAGGTCTGGGCGTCGACGCAGAACCCTCAAGCCGCGCGCAAGGAGATCGCGAAGGCGCTCGGCGTCGACGAGTCGAAGGTCACCGTCCACGTGACGTTGCTCGGAGGCGGGTTCGGTCGAAAGTCGAAGCCGGACTTCGCGGTCGAGGCCGCGCTCGTCGCGAAGCAGACGGGAGCGCCGGTCCGCGTCCAGTGGACACGCGAAGACGACATCCGGCACGACTACTACCACTCGGTGAGCGCGCAGCGCCTCGAAGCCGGCCTCGACGAGAGCGGCAAGCTCGTCGCGTGGCACCATCGGACGGCGTTCCCGCCGATCGCCTCGCTCTTCACCGGCACCGCCACGCCGGACGCGGGTCCGCTCGGCCTCGGCTTCCTCGACGTGCCTCTCCAAGTGCCGAACCTGCGCGGCGAGGCGTGCGACGCGAAGGCGTACACGCGCATCGGCTGGCTCCGCTCGGTCGCGAACATCTACCACGCGTTCGCCGTGCACGGCTTCCTCGACGAGCTCGCGCACCTCCGTGGGATGGACCCGCTCGCGCATCAGCTCGAGCTCTTCGGACCGCCGAAGGTCTGGACGCTCGCCGACCTCGGCGTCACCGAGTACTCGAACTACGGTCAGTCTCGCGACGACCATCCGATCGACACCGCGCGGCATCGTCACGTGCTCGAGCGCGCGACGCGGCTCGCGAGCTGGGCGGACCGCGCGAAGACGGGACGCGCGCTCGGGCTCGCGGTCCATCGCAGCTTCCTCACCTACGTCGCGGTCGTCGTCTCGGTGGTGAAGACGCCGGCGGGGCGCATCGCCGTCGACGAGGCGTGGATCGTGGCCGACGCCGGGACGATCGTGAACCGGGAGCGCGTCCGCTCCCAGCTCGAGGGCGCCGTCGTCTTCGGGCTGAGCCAGGCGCTCTACGGAGAGATCACGATGAAGGGGGGCGCCACCGAGCAGGGGAACTTCCGCGACCATCGGCTGCTGCGCTTGCCCGAGGCGCCGCGCGCGATCCACGTCGAGGTCGTCGAGAGCGACGCGCCGCCGGGCGGTGTCGGCGAGCCGGGCGTGCCTCCCGTCGCGCCCGCGCTCGCCAACGCGCTCTTCGCGCTCACGGGCACGCGGGTGCGGGAGCTCCCGATCGTGCGAACGCTGCCGGTCTGA
- a CDS encoding NTP transferase domain-containing protein — protein sequence MQDAPLIGVVLAAGDGSRMGGPKALLRLGGTLLAVEHARRLRASGCRRVVVVVSPPARAIVAEALAGDGLVDVVAATTSSQAESLAVALALLDEHGARPLVVVTPVDLLPAEATTIDRLVAAIRSSRGALDAATPTFGGRGGHPVVARLGVLRDDGVDPARPLRDRLRALDRRRARIAVDDPAVTGDFDVPDDLPVRRLGVGARGAG from the coding sequence ATGCAGGACGCTCCTCTGATCGGAGTCGTCCTCGCCGCCGGCGACGGCTCGCGGATGGGCGGGCCGAAGGCGCTCTTGCGGCTCGGCGGAACGCTGCTCGCGGTCGAGCACGCGCGGAGGCTGCGCGCGTCCGGCTGCCGGCGCGTGGTCGTCGTCGTGTCTCCGCCGGCGCGCGCGATCGTCGCGGAGGCGCTCGCGGGGGATGGGTTGGTCGACGTCGTCGCCGCGACGACGTCGAGCCAGGCCGAGTCGCTCGCGGTCGCGCTCGCGCTCCTCGACGAGCACGGCGCTCGCCCGCTCGTCGTCGTGACGCCGGTCGATCTCCTGCCGGCCGAGGCGACGACGATCGACAGGCTCGTCGCGGCGATCAGGAGCTCGCGCGGCGCGCTCGACGCCGCGACGCCGACCTTCGGAGGCCGCGGCGGCCACCCGGTGGTCGCGCGCCTCGGCGTCCTTCGTGACGACGGCGTCGATCCGGCGCGCCCGCTTCGCGATCGCCTCCGCGCCCTCGATCGCCGCCGCGCACGGATCGCGGTGGACGATCCGGCCGTCACCGGCGACTTCGACGTACCCGACGATCTTCCCGTCCGCCGGCTGGGGGTGGGGGCGCGCGGGGCGGGATAG
- the ychF gene encoding redox-regulated ATPase YchF: protein MALSIGIVGLPNVGKSTLFNSLSSAKAEAANYPFCTIEPNVGVVVVPDDRLDKINAVVNAEKVVPTTFNFVDIAGLVRGASKGEGLGNQFLSHIREADAIVQVGRCFEDPNVIHVENKVDPVADIATVTMELCLKDLETVNKRGDKARKMAKANDPKEKLAETICNDLAAHLNDGKPARTLIPKASWADNADAQLIVRDLWLLTAKPAFYIANIDEASIANLEANKHFKALEDLAKSENTFVVPVCAALESQIAELDPKDRPEFLESAGLKEPGLYAVIRAGYKLLGLLTFFTAGKVEVRAWTTKVGARAPQAAGVIHTDFEKGFIKAEVIWWEDLVSLGSESKCRDAGKLAIEGKEYVMRDGDVVHFRFNV from the coding sequence ATGGCGCTCTCGATCGGCATCGTCGGCCTCCCCAACGTCGGCAAGTCCACCCTCTTCAACTCGCTCTCGTCGGCAAAAGCGGAAGCCGCGAACTACCCGTTCTGCACGATCGAGCCCAACGTCGGCGTCGTCGTCGTCCCGGACGATCGCCTCGACAAGATCAACGCCGTCGTCAACGCCGAGAAGGTCGTCCCCACCACCTTCAACTTCGTCGACATCGCGGGCCTCGTCCGCGGCGCCTCGAAGGGCGAAGGCCTCGGCAACCAGTTCCTCAGCCACATCCGCGAGGCCGACGCGATCGTGCAGGTCGGCCGCTGCTTCGAGGACCCGAACGTCATCCACGTCGAGAACAAGGTCGACCCCGTCGCCGACATCGCGACCGTCACGATGGAGCTCTGCCTCAAGGACCTCGAGACGGTGAACAAGCGCGGCGACAAGGCGCGCAAGATGGCGAAGGCGAACGATCCGAAGGAGAAGCTCGCCGAGACGATCTGCAACGACCTCGCCGCGCACCTGAACGACGGCAAGCCCGCCCGCACCCTCATCCCCAAGGCGAGCTGGGCCGACAACGCCGACGCGCAGCTCATCGTGCGCGACCTCTGGCTCCTCACCGCGAAGCCCGCGTTCTACATCGCGAACATCGACGAAGCCTCGATCGCGAACCTCGAGGCCAACAAACACTTCAAGGCGCTCGAGGACCTCGCGAAGAGCGAGAACACCTTCGTCGTCCCCGTCTGCGCCGCGCTCGAGAGCCAGATCGCGGAGCTCGATCCGAAGGACCGCCCCGAGTTCCTCGAGAGCGCGGGCCTCAAGGAGCCCGGCCTCTACGCCGTGATCCGTGCAGGCTACAAGCTCCTCGGCCTCCTCACCTTCTTCACCGCCGGCAAGGTGGAGGTCCGCGCCTGGACGACGAAGGTCGGCGCCCGCGCCCCCCAAGCCGCCGGCGTCATCCACACCGACTTCGAGAAGGGCTTCATCAAGGCCGAGGTCATCTGGTGGGAGGACCTCGTCTCGCTCGGCAGCGAATCCAAGTGCCGCGACGCCGGCAAGCTCGCGATCGAAGGCAAGGAGTACGTCATGCGCGACGGCGACGTCGTCCACTTCCGCTTCAACGTCTAG